Proteins co-encoded in one Rudaeicoccus suwonensis genomic window:
- a CDS encoding class I SAM-dependent methyltransferase: MTESDYDCFAAAYAKQNETGLFNAYYEQPAMLRLAGDVSGRRILDVGCGSGPTTAKLREAGAEVVGFDRSLAMVDLARERLGEDVDLRVADLQDPLPYGDAEFDDVVASLVLHYLEDWSEPLAEIRRVLKVGGRLLVSVNHPVIFPVVYPDADYFAVTKYTEDYDFSGHTVWLTFFHRPLHTMTDSFTSAGFRIITVSEPPPAPETPSELLPDGLAEGKSFLCFLFFVLEAV, from the coding sequence GTGACCGAGAGTGACTACGACTGTTTCGCGGCGGCCTACGCGAAACAGAACGAGACGGGTCTGTTCAACGCCTACTACGAGCAGCCTGCGATGCTGCGACTTGCCGGGGACGTGTCTGGGCGGCGCATCCTCGATGTGGGCTGTGGGTCAGGGCCGACGACCGCGAAGCTTCGTGAGGCCGGCGCCGAGGTTGTCGGCTTCGACCGGAGTCTCGCGATGGTCGACCTAGCCCGTGAACGCCTCGGAGAAGATGTCGATCTGCGTGTAGCCGACCTTCAGGACCCGTTGCCGTATGGCGATGCAGAATTCGATGATGTCGTCGCGTCGCTTGTATTGCATTACCTGGAGGACTGGTCTGAACCGCTCGCCGAGATCCGACGTGTGCTCAAAGTGGGCGGGCGGCTGTTGGTCTCAGTGAACCACCCGGTCATCTTCCCGGTGGTCTACCCCGACGCCGACTATTTCGCCGTGACGAAGTACACCGAGGACTACGATTTCTCCGGCCACACGGTGTGGCTGACCTTCTTCCACCGCCCACTGCACACTATGACGGACTCCTTCACGTCCGCAGGATTCCGCATCATCACCGTCAGCGAGCCGCCGCCGGCCCCCGAGACTCCCAGCGAACTTCTTCCCGATGGCCTAGCTGAAGGCAAGTCATTCCTGTGCTTCCTCTTCTTCGTGCTAGAGGCCGTTTAA
- a CDS encoding class I SAM-dependent methyltransferase, which produces MATRNSEAGDDANRSWQSLSAGFEQARAREDSLDRLVEWPAERALLGDVAGLAVLDAGCGNGSKVAQLAEEGAAQAVGVDISGNFIDRPGIEFIQADLSDLSRAPGLTGRRFDRILFLQSFGYAKDGVRALQVARSMLTEDGFILLTRTQPIRYALQRAEQNGTSIGEEYFSTTQFSYQHRNWHEHVTLTKRPYTMSDLLNTFSAAGLWVQEAVEPHMSAEAAARFPEKFAAASEGFVGIIMFKLRPLRFQRIES; this is translated from the coding sequence ATGGCGACGCGAAATTCCGAGGCAGGAGACGACGCAAATCGTTCGTGGCAATCGTTGTCGGCGGGTTTCGAGCAGGCCCGGGCGCGTGAGGATTCTCTCGACCGACTGGTTGAGTGGCCGGCCGAGCGCGCGCTATTGGGTGACGTGGCTGGGCTTGCGGTACTTGATGCTGGGTGCGGGAACGGTTCCAAGGTTGCGCAACTGGCTGAGGAAGGCGCCGCCCAGGCGGTTGGTGTCGATATCAGCGGCAACTTCATCGACCGGCCGGGGATCGAGTTCATTCAAGCGGACCTGTCCGATCTATCCCGCGCCCCTGGCCTGACCGGCCGCCGATTCGACCGCATCCTGTTCTTGCAGTCTTTCGGCTACGCCAAGGACGGTGTACGAGCGTTGCAGGTCGCGCGAAGCATGCTCACCGAGGATGGATTCATCCTGCTCACCCGCACTCAGCCGATCCGTTATGCCCTTCAACGGGCCGAGCAGAATGGCACGAGCATCGGCGAGGAGTATTTCTCGACCACACAGTTCTCCTACCAGCACCGCAACTGGCACGAACACGTCACGCTCACGAAACGCCCCTACACCATGTCGGATTTACTGAACACGTTCAGCGCCGCGGGCCTTTGGGTCCAAGAGGCCGTCGAACCACACATGTCAGCAGAGGCAGCCGCCCGATTCCCAGAGAAATTTGCCGCAGCCAGCGAGGGCTTCGTCGGCATCATCATGTTCAAGCTCAGACCCCTGCGATTCCAGAGGATCGAGTCTTAG
- a CDS encoding protein-tyrosine phosphatase family protein, translating into MIPTIFRIPISTPGTLSIISRPRGGDWLADEIHGLKLLGIHVVVSLLTVEEEIELDLRDEKRVVEAAGILFRRLRTPDRGIPDRHRTQDLADQLGAQLAAGSNIAIHCRYSIGRASLFSAAVMVRAGTRAATAWSCIEHARGLSVPDTDEQRQFIDSLGRARRP; encoded by the coding sequence TTGATTCCGACGATTTTCAGGATCCCGATATCAACGCCAGGAACTTTGTCAATCATTTCACGTCCACGAGGCGGAGACTGGCTCGCGGATGAAATCCATGGGCTCAAACTCCTTGGAATCCATGTAGTCGTCAGCCTGCTGACCGTTGAAGAGGAGATCGAACTCGATCTTCGTGACGAGAAACGCGTTGTCGAGGCCGCCGGGATCCTGTTTCGACGACTACGCACTCCAGACCGCGGCATTCCAGACCGTCACCGAACTCAAGATCTTGCCGATCAGCTCGGGGCTCAGCTTGCCGCGGGATCCAACATTGCCATTCATTGCCGATACAGCATTGGCAGAGCATCCCTGTTTTCTGCGGCGGTGATGGTTCGGGCTGGAACGCGGGCCGCGACCGCCTGGTCGTGCATCGAGCACGCTCGCGGTCTGTCCGTGCCAGACACCGACGAGCAGCGACAATTCATCGATTCTCTTGGTCGGGCCAGAAGACCGTGA
- a CDS encoding DUF4262 domain-containing protein, producing MPDHPNRLLRDLLDLIDRYGWAVRHVAAGDGRPPFSYTIGLTALDHPEMVMVGMPREPAHAFLNLAGDAIKAGRTFQHGEITDALTDGAGIGIITVVAAEELTAVAQVYGVPVQALQLIWPDSKGWLPWEPGYNNAAETQPFLGPLPTAWRRTH from the coding sequence ATGCCCGATCATCCCAACCGATTGCTCCGAGACCTACTTGACCTCATCGATCGGTATGGCTGGGCGGTGCGACACGTCGCCGCCGGTGATGGCCGACCGCCGTTCTCGTACACAATCGGACTCACCGCACTGGATCACCCTGAGATGGTCATGGTCGGGATGCCGCGCGAGCCCGCCCATGCCTTCCTGAATCTCGCCGGCGACGCAATTAAGGCTGGTCGTACATTCCAGCACGGTGAAATTACTGACGCGCTAACAGATGGTGCCGGAATCGGCATCATCACCGTTGTCGCCGCCGAAGAGCTAACCGCCGTTGCCCAGGTTTACGGAGTGCCTGTCCAGGCACTACAGCTCATCTGGCCCGATTCGAAGGGCTGGCTTCCCTGGGAACCTGGATACAACAACGCTGCCGAAACTCAGCCCTTTCTTGGGCCTCTGCCGACAGCTTGGCGTCGGACTCACTGA
- a CDS encoding DUF4034 domain-containing protein codes for MSPSPLPSVVFDPAGGVPAAKLSMTALEKGDWRSVEDAHGNSEDWDTRGSVAAALRRLDPIDDWVLSCPRSGLAHAVRGSQLCRLAWDVRGNGKANTVDRSAWGDFFSLLRAAEESFGKAVDLEPRDPYPWSQLIWTGTGLQIPKDDVLGRFESMRRRDDGFVPGWLAITSAVAQKWSGSHTLMFDVAREGDRTLPDGNLGRVGLVRAHEEFRMYLAHWDNDPVAAKAHFRKPEVAAEIGAAASASVFSAHHEPGGSTPLAQSWFAYALAMVGDGVRAERVRAAGLFLELERVGIPDQPWANRYGRKGGEQFARIRRICCTAAGTTDEPTTSDPHP; via the coding sequence GTGAGCCCGTCGCCGTTACCGTCGGTCGTCTTTGATCCCGCTGGCGGTGTGCCGGCTGCGAAGTTGTCAATGACGGCACTCGAAAAGGGCGACTGGCGTTCGGTCGAGGATGCTCACGGCAACAGCGAGGACTGGGACACGCGAGGCAGTGTTGCGGCAGCCTTGAGACGGCTGGATCCAATCGATGATTGGGTGCTCAGTTGCCCTCGCAGCGGCTTAGCGCACGCGGTGCGTGGTTCGCAGCTGTGCCGGCTTGCGTGGGATGTTCGCGGCAACGGCAAAGCAAACACGGTCGACCGGAGTGCCTGGGGCGACTTCTTCAGTCTGTTGCGAGCCGCTGAGGAATCGTTCGGTAAGGCTGTTGACCTTGAACCGCGTGACCCGTACCCGTGGTCACAGCTGATCTGGACGGGCACCGGCCTCCAAATTCCAAAGGACGACGTCCTAGGACGCTTCGAATCGATGCGACGGCGTGACGATGGTTTCGTTCCGGGATGGCTTGCGATCACATCCGCCGTGGCGCAGAAATGGTCAGGAAGCCACACATTGATGTTCGATGTTGCGCGCGAAGGGGACCGAACGTTGCCTGACGGCAATCTCGGCCGGGTCGGGCTCGTCCGAGCACACGAAGAGTTTCGTATGTACCTAGCACACTGGGACAACGACCCAGTTGCGGCGAAAGCACATTTCCGCAAACCTGAAGTTGCAGCGGAGATCGGTGCAGCGGCTTCCGCGAGCGTGTTCTCCGCACATCACGAGCCTGGCGGATCCACTCCACTTGCGCAGAGTTGGTTTGCTTACGCTCTCGCCATGGTCGGCGACGGTGTTCGCGCTGAGCGTGTTCGCGCCGCAGGATTGTTTCTCGAGCTCGAACGTGTCGGCATTCCCGATCAGCCTTGGGCAAACAGGTACGGGCGAAAAGGTGGCGAGCAGTTCGCTCGTATCCGAAGAATCTGCTGCACGGCCGCCGGCACTACAGACGAGCCGACGACGAGTGATCCCCACCCCTGA
- a CDS encoding transglutaminase-like domain-containing protein: MKRSVTSNMQLQVAGDARLVISVAAARCPGLTVDDRLTIVAGGVELSPEVVTAERHAVFHVVDVTAGDVEIDYAATVSGYEETLDEPVREQLSNLVPSRYAESDRLAGIAAERFDGLTGAELVLAVRDFVHERTAYVPGASKPTDGALDTLLEGQGVCRDFTHLVIALLRARDVPARLVSAYAPGLDPMDFHAVVEAYVDGAWQALDATGLAPRQSLLRIATGRDAADTSFLSSYGAAVTLTGISVSAVLSDAALPGDNHTGLVLLGR, from the coding sequence ATGAAACGTTCGGTGACATCGAACATGCAGTTGCAGGTGGCGGGGGACGCTCGCCTGGTGATCTCCGTTGCCGCGGCGCGGTGCCCCGGTCTGACCGTGGACGACCGGCTGACGATCGTCGCCGGCGGGGTCGAGTTAAGTCCGGAGGTCGTGACCGCGGAGCGTCATGCCGTCTTCCATGTCGTCGACGTCACCGCGGGTGATGTCGAGATCGATTACGCCGCAACGGTTTCCGGCTACGAGGAAACGCTCGACGAGCCGGTGCGCGAACAGTTGAGCAACCTGGTGCCGAGCCGCTACGCCGAGTCCGATCGCCTCGCCGGCATCGCGGCGGAGCGCTTCGACGGGTTGACCGGTGCCGAGTTGGTGCTGGCGGTGCGCGACTTCGTGCACGAGCGCACGGCCTATGTGCCGGGGGCGTCCAAGCCCACCGACGGCGCGCTCGACACGCTGCTGGAGGGTCAAGGTGTATGCCGCGACTTCACGCACCTGGTCATCGCATTGCTGCGCGCCCGCGACGTGCCGGCGCGACTGGTCTCGGCGTATGCGCCCGGCCTCGATCCGATGGACTTCCACGCCGTCGTTGAGGCGTATGTCGACGGCGCGTGGCAGGCGCTGGACGCGACCGGCTTGGCGCCTCGGCAGTCGTTGCTGCGGATCGCAACCGGCCGGGATGCCGCAGACACGTCGTTCCTGTCGTCCTATGGCGCAGCGGTGACGCTCACCGGCATCTCCGTCTCGGCGGTGCTGTCGGACGCCGCCCTGCCCGGCGACAACCACACCGGTCTGGTGCTGCTCGGTCGCTGA
- a CDS encoding DUF3046 domain-containing protein, with product MSQFWQLVDDEFGSAYGRMLTSSHVLEALANRTPDDALEAGMKPREVWFALCEDLQIPPERRLGRDVPVRDTGKD from the coding sequence ATGTCTCAGTTCTGGCAGTTGGTGGACGACGAGTTCGGCTCGGCATACGGGCGCATGCTCACCAGCAGTCACGTGTTGGAGGCGCTCGCGAACCGGACCCCCGACGACGCGCTCGAAGCGGGAATGAAGCCGCGCGAAGTGTGGTTCGCGCTGTGCGAGGACCTGCAGATTCCGCCGGAACGTCGCCTCGGCCGCGACGTGCCCGTGCGCGATACGGGAAAGGACTGA
- a CDS encoding nitrilase-related carbon-nitrogen hydrolase yields MELIVAPEVPTSYARVREPQQPPIRVGVVQHQWDSDADALQESLRDGIRQAAEAGAQIVFLPELTLSRYPADTLPTGTASDIAESLDDGPTVTFARAAARDFGVHVHASLYERNDAGDGLGLNTAILVSPTGELVGRTRKTHIPVTAGYYEDKYFRPGPSDNAYPIVELAEPAVKLGLPTCWDEWFPEVARSYALGGADLLAYPTAIGSEPDHPDFDTEPLWQATITGHAIANGLFIVVPNRFGSEGLITFYGSSFIVDPYGRVLVQAPRDRAAVLVADLDLAQRGDWLDLFPFLATRRPDTYAGLAAPVQPQHRRDV; encoded by the coding sequence ATGGAGTTGATCGTCGCCCCGGAAGTCCCCACGTCATACGCCCGCGTCCGCGAGCCGCAGCAGCCGCCCATCCGCGTGGGTGTCGTTCAGCACCAATGGGATTCGGACGCTGATGCGTTGCAGGAGTCGCTGCGAGACGGCATCCGCCAGGCCGCTGAGGCGGGTGCGCAGATCGTCTTCCTGCCCGAGCTGACCCTGTCGCGATATCCCGCGGACACGCTACCGACGGGTACCGCCAGCGACATCGCCGAGAGCCTGGATGACGGCCCGACGGTCACCTTCGCCCGCGCGGCCGCTCGCGACTTCGGCGTCCACGTGCACGCCTCGCTCTACGAGCGCAATGACGCCGGCGACGGTCTCGGCCTCAACACCGCGATTCTCGTGTCGCCGACCGGCGAGTTGGTCGGACGCACCCGCAAGACGCACATCCCGGTGACGGCCGGTTACTACGAGGACAAATACTTCCGGCCCGGCCCGTCGGACAACGCCTACCCGATCGTCGAACTCGCCGAGCCCGCAGTGAAACTCGGCCTGCCGACGTGCTGGGACGAGTGGTTCCCCGAGGTCGCCCGCTCGTACGCCCTCGGCGGCGCCGACCTGCTGGCCTATCCGACGGCCATCGGCTCCGAGCCCGACCACCCCGACTTCGACACCGAGCCGCTGTGGCAGGCCACGATCACCGGGCACGCCATCGCCAACGGCCTGTTCATCGTGGTGCCCAACCGCTTCGGCAGCGAAGGCCTGATCACGTTCTACGGATCCAGCTTCATCGTCGACCCATACGGCCGGGTGCTCGTGCAGGCGCCCCGCGACCGGGCCGCGGTGCTCGTGGCCGATCTCGACCTGGCCCAGCGCGGTGACTGGCTCGATCTGTTCCCGTTCCTCGCGACCCGCCGCCCCGACACGTATGCCGGACTCGCTGCGCCTGTGCAGCCGCAGCATCGCCGCGACGTCTGA
- a CDS encoding ATP-dependent helicase — translation MADPVLERFSPATRAWFEGSFSEPTAAQSGAWSAISSGDHTLVVAPTGSGKTLSAFLWAIDAMAREPVPDDPLARCRVVYISPMKALAVDVERNLRSPLIGIGHAATRLGAPGPDVTVSVRSGDTSAAERRTFARRPSDVLITTPESLFLMLTSAARESLVGVQTVIIDEVHAVAGTKRGAHLAVSLDRLDALLPTPAQRIGLSATVRPVDEVARFVAGGRPVTVVQPPAHKSWELDVVVPVPDMADLGQQTDDLTGPAAGPVERTSIWPHVEERVVDLIASHTSTIVFANSRRLAERLTTRLNEIWQDRQAETDESDVTGADTGDGGSTRDGAAHDTHRHTAAQVMAQAGTTRGAPAVLARAHHGSVSKEQRAEIETALKTGALPAVVATSSLELGIDMGAVDLVIQIESPPSVASGLQRVGRAGHQVGAVSKGVLFPKYRGDLVQTAVVVEQMRAGGIESLAVPSNPVDVLAQHVVAMCSMDDWKVEDLEQLVRRSAPFASLPRSITESVLDMLSGRYPSDEFAELRPRIVWDRVTGTLTGRRGSQRLAVTSGGTIPDRGLYGVFLAGGDGPGRRVGELDEEMVYESRVGDVFTLGTSSWRIEDITRDQVLVTPAPGEPGKLPFWKGDTLGRPAELGRAVGRFVREVAALDADAARDRVRASGLDDWATDNLLAYLREQREATGQLPHDRLILIERFRDELGDWRIVVHSPFGAQVHAPWALAISARMRERFGVEVQAMHGNDGIVLRLLDFDGTTDERSISQQVTELITVDADEVADLVTAEIGGSALFAARFRECAARALLLPRRNPGRRQALWQQRQRSAQLLEVASRYPSFPIVLEAVRECVQDVFDVPSLTTLMRDIAARSIRVVEVETRTPSPFAASLLFGYVAQFLYDGDSPLAERRAAALALDPSLLADLLGTGEGAALRDLLDAQVVSDTEAQLQRLTPERQARDAEDVADLVRVLGALTPEQVAARTREDVRDEVPAWLVALTDARRLIEVRWSGEVRYAAVEDSSRLRDALGVAIPPGVAATFTEPVTDPLGDLVARYARTHGPFTDVACATALGLGRAVVHDALRRLVGSGRIVEGELLPTELGGGQHGADFCDAEVLRTIKRRSLAALRAEVEPVPVTDLARFLPAWQNVGGSLRGIDGLLRVIEQLSGARVPASSLETLVLPGRLASYSPGMLDELTAAGEVSWQGHAALPGDDGWVSLHVASSAGLTLAPPDETFELTEVHRALLAALDGGGAFFFRTLLDATVAQLRASGSDTTVGDAEMTSALWDLVWSGRVSGDTLAPLRALLAGGRTAHKARSTGPRQSRYGRPGAGLGGLGRPSRASLPSRTGPATAAGRWALLPPADTDVTARALATAEVLLDRHGVVTRGAVQAEGVSGGFAGVYRVLAAAEEAGRVRRGYFVESLGAAQFGTTGAVDRLRASAKPVTAQRNPWDTPPPETTSAIVLAAADPANPFGAALPWPTRVQDDEAGAKGTGSGHRPGRKAGSMVVLVEGHLVLYVERGGKTLLSFGDDETAFKAAAGALAASVTGGRLRGLTIESIDGSSILGSVHPVATALSDNGFHTTPRGLRLRR, via the coding sequence ATGGCCGATCCGGTGCTCGAGCGCTTCTCCCCCGCCACTCGCGCGTGGTTCGAGGGATCCTTCAGCGAGCCCACCGCTGCCCAGTCCGGTGCATGGTCGGCGATCAGCTCCGGCGACCACACGCTGGTCGTCGCACCGACCGGCTCGGGCAAGACGTTGTCCGCCTTTCTGTGGGCGATCGACGCAATGGCCCGCGAACCGGTGCCGGACGATCCCCTCGCCCGCTGCCGCGTCGTCTACATCTCGCCGATGAAGGCGCTGGCCGTCGACGTCGAACGCAACCTGCGATCTCCGCTGATCGGCATCGGCCACGCCGCCACCCGGCTCGGGGCTCCGGGCCCAGATGTCACCGTCTCGGTGCGCTCAGGCGACACATCAGCGGCCGAGCGGCGCACATTCGCGCGCCGGCCGTCCGACGTGCTGATCACGACCCCCGAGTCGTTATTCCTCATGCTCACCTCGGCTGCCCGCGAATCACTGGTCGGGGTGCAGACCGTCATCATCGACGAGGTCCACGCGGTCGCGGGCACCAAGCGTGGCGCCCACCTCGCGGTGTCCCTCGACCGTCTCGACGCGCTCCTGCCCACGCCCGCCCAGCGCATCGGTCTGTCCGCGACCGTGCGGCCGGTCGACGAGGTCGCCCGCTTTGTCGCCGGCGGCCGACCGGTCACGGTCGTGCAACCGCCCGCGCACAAGTCCTGGGAGCTCGACGTCGTCGTGCCGGTCCCCGACATGGCCGACCTCGGCCAGCAAACCGACGACCTGACCGGCCCCGCGGCCGGACCGGTCGAGCGCACCTCCATCTGGCCGCATGTCGAAGAACGCGTGGTCGACCTGATTGCCTCGCACACGTCCACGATCGTGTTCGCCAACTCGCGCCGACTGGCCGAGCGCCTCACGACGCGCCTCAACGAGATCTGGCAGGACCGGCAGGCCGAGACCGACGAGAGCGATGTGACCGGGGCCGACACCGGCGACGGCGGCAGCACGCGCGACGGCGCGGCGCACGACACGCACCGGCATACAGCCGCTCAGGTCATGGCACAGGCCGGCACGACACGCGGTGCCCCTGCGGTCCTGGCGCGGGCGCACCACGGCTCGGTGAGCAAAGAACAACGCGCCGAGATCGAGACCGCCCTCAAGACCGGCGCCCTGCCAGCGGTGGTCGCCACGAGCTCGCTCGAGCTGGGCATCGACATGGGCGCGGTCGACCTGGTGATCCAGATCGAGTCGCCACCGAGCGTGGCGAGCGGTCTGCAGCGCGTCGGGCGCGCGGGCCATCAGGTCGGTGCGGTGTCCAAGGGCGTGCTCTTCCCCAAGTATCGCGGCGACCTGGTGCAGACCGCCGTCGTCGTCGAGCAGATGCGCGCCGGTGGTATCGAATCCCTTGCGGTTCCATCGAATCCGGTCGATGTGCTGGCTCAGCACGTCGTGGCGATGTGCTCGATGGACGACTGGAAGGTCGAGGATCTCGAGCAGTTGGTGCGCCGCTCGGCGCCTTTCGCGAGCCTGCCGCGCAGCATCACCGAGTCGGTGCTGGACATGCTGTCCGGACGCTATCCCTCCGACGAGTTCGCCGAGCTGCGGCCGCGTATCGTGTGGGACCGCGTCACCGGCACCCTCACGGGTCGGCGCGGTTCGCAACGCCTCGCCGTCACCAGCGGCGGGACGATCCCCGACCGCGGGCTGTATGGCGTCTTCCTCGCCGGCGGCGATGGTCCTGGGCGCCGCGTCGGCGAGCTGGACGAGGAGATGGTCTACGAGTCGCGCGTCGGTGACGTTTTCACCCTCGGCACCTCCAGCTGGCGTATCGAGGACATCACCCGCGATCAGGTGCTGGTCACTCCGGCTCCTGGTGAGCCCGGCAAGCTGCCGTTCTGGAAGGGCGACACCCTCGGCCGACCCGCCGAATTAGGCCGCGCCGTAGGCAGATTCGTGCGCGAGGTCGCAGCGCTGGATGCCGATGCCGCCCGCGACCGGGTGCGCGCGTCCGGGCTCGACGACTGGGCGACCGACAATCTGCTGGCCTACCTGCGCGAGCAACGCGAGGCGACCGGCCAGCTGCCGCACGACCGGTTGATCCTGATCGAACGCTTCCGCGACGAGCTCGGCGACTGGCGCATCGTGGTGCATTCGCCGTTCGGCGCCCAGGTGCACGCGCCGTGGGCGTTGGCGATCTCGGCTCGCATGCGCGAGCGCTTCGGCGTCGAGGTGCAGGCGATGCACGGCAACGACGGCATCGTGCTGCGCCTGCTCGACTTCGACGGCACCACCGACGAGCGCTCGATCTCGCAGCAGGTGACCGAGCTGATCACCGTCGACGCCGACGAGGTCGCCGATCTGGTGACCGCTGAGATCGGCGGATCCGCTTTGTTTGCAGCGCGATTCCGTGAGTGTGCGGCACGGGCGCTGCTGTTGCCCAGGCGTAATCCGGGGCGTCGGCAGGCCCTGTGGCAGCAGCGCCAGCGCTCTGCCCAGCTGCTCGAAGTGGCCTCCCGCTATCCGTCGTTCCCGATCGTGCTTGAGGCCGTGCGCGAGTGTGTGCAGGATGTCTTCGACGTGCCGAGCCTGACCACGCTGATGCGCGACATCGCCGCCCGATCGATCCGTGTCGTCGAGGTCGAGACCAGGACTCCGTCGCCGTTCGCAGCGAGTCTGCTGTTCGGCTACGTCGCCCAGTTCCTGTATGACGGTGACTCCCCCCTCGCCGAGCGTCGCGCCGCCGCGCTGGCCCTCGATCCGTCACTGTTGGCCGATCTGCTCGGCACCGGCGAGGGCGCTGCACTGCGCGATCTGCTTGACGCTCAAGTGGTTTCGGACACCGAGGCACAACTGCAACGCCTCACCCCCGAGCGCCAGGCCCGCGATGCCGAAGACGTCGCCGACCTGGTCCGCGTGCTGGGAGCGCTCACCCCCGAGCAGGTCGCTGCACGCACCCGCGAGGACGTCCGCGACGAGGTGCCCGCCTGGCTTGTCGCGCTGACCGACGCCCGGCGCCTGATCGAGGTGCGCTGGTCCGGCGAGGTCAGGTATGCCGCCGTCGAAGACTCCTCGCGACTGCGCGACGCACTCGGCGTCGCGATCCCGCCCGGCGTCGCTGCGACCTTCACCGAGCCGGTCACCGATCCCCTCGGCGACCTGGTCGCGAGATACGCCCGCACCCACGGGCCGTTCACCGATGTCGCCTGCGCCACCGCCCTCGGTCTGGGCCGCGCCGTGGTGCACGACGCGCTGCGCCGGTTGGTCGGCTCAGGTCGCATCGTCGAGGGCGAGTTGCTGCCGACCGAGCTCGGCGGCGGCCAGCACGGCGCTGATTTCTGCGACGCAGAGGTGTTGCGCACCATCAAGCGACGTTCCCTCGCAGCGTTGCGCGCCGAGGTCGAGCCGGTCCCCGTCACCGATCTGGCCAGATTCCTGCCTGCATGGCAGAACGTCGGTGGCTCGTTGCGCGGCATCGACGGACTGCTGCGCGTCATCGAGCAGTTGTCCGGCGCGCGGGTCCCCGCCAGCTCGTTGGAGACATTGGTGCTGCCAGGACGCCTTGCGTCATACAGCCCGGGGATGCTCGACGAACTCACGGCGGCGGGTGAGGTGAGCTGGCAGGGGCACGCGGCGCTGCCGGGAGACGACGGATGGGTCTCGCTGCATGTCGCGAGCAGTGCCGGTCTGACCCTCGCGCCGCCGGACGAGACCTTCGAACTGACCGAGGTGCATCGGGCGCTGCTCGCGGCGCTGGACGGCGGGGGTGCGTTCTTCTTCCGGACCCTGCTGGACGCCACCGTCGCGCAGTTGCGCGCCAGCGGCTCCGACACCACCGTCGGTGACGCCGAAATGACCTCTGCTCTCTGGGATCTCGTGTGGTCCGGCCGAGTGAGTGGTGACACGTTGGCTCCGTTGCGGGCGCTGCTCGCGGGCGGCCGCACCGCGCACAAGGCACGCAGCACCGGGCCTCGGCAGTCCCGCTATGGGCGACCCGGTGCCGGGCTGGGCGGCCTCGGCCGGCCGTCGCGGGCATCGCTGCCGTCGCGCACCGGCCCCGCGACTGCTGCGGGCCGGTGGGCGCTGCTGCCGCCCGCTGACACCGACGTGACCGCGCGGGCACTGGCCACCGCCGAGGTGCTGCTCGACCGGCACGGTGTCGTGACGCGTGGCGCGGTGCAGGCCGAGGGTGTGTCGGGTGGTTTCGCTGGTGTCTACCGCGTGCTCGCCGCCGCCGAAGAAGCCGGCCGCGTGCGCCGGGGTTACTTCGTGGAGAGCCTGGGCGCAGCGCAGTTCGGCACGACCGGAGCGGTCGACAGACTTCGTGCGAGCGCGAAACCTGTGACCGCACAACGCAATCCGTGGGACACACCACCGCCCGAGACCACAAGTGCGATCGTGCTGGCTGCAGCAGACCCGGCGAATCCGTTCGGCGCGGCGCTGCCCTGGCCGACGCGGGTGCAGGACGACGAGGCGGGTGCGAAAGGCACGGGCAGTGGACATCGACCTGGGCGCAAAGCGGGCTCGATGGTCGTGCTCGTCGAAGGGCACCTCGTGCTGTATGTCGAGCGCGGTGGCAAGACGCTGCTGTCGTTCGGTGACGACGAGACGGCCTTCAAGGCGGCGGCCGGCGCACTCGCTGCCAGTGTCACCGGAGGCAGGCTGCGCGGCCTGACGATCGAAAGCATCGACGGATCGTCGATCCTCGGAAGCGTCCATCCGGTGGCAACAGCATTGTCCGACAACGGTTTTCACACCACACCGCGCGGACTGCGGCTACGCCGTTGA